One Leucoraja erinacea ecotype New England chromosome 5, Leri_hhj_1, whole genome shotgun sequence DNA segment encodes these proteins:
- the b3galnt2 gene encoding UDP-GalNAc:beta-1,3-N-acetylgalactosaminyltransferase 2 isoform X4: MRSAAVLAAACFCILAVTVHFGLRLRLGCRRGRLAPLPGWTTDPYDLVIGILSARHHHDLRSALRKTWLGHVPQLNQRVLAKFIIGSYGCDIPDEDREDPYSCQLLNFTDPVIGQEIEAVTLSGSPDLMLLGSKVSKIDFRVLHPIVITRLGVFHDEREAAFNQNLTVRLYQTTLEEVIVSARFSPLSSGLQVNQMWYKPVERFLLPKGFEGTIAWETQDSDYLITMNLSDVLLNNGGGVLRFFAAQLQAEQEVIQDGFGQDVAAVAGGFTYTIHDGAALLESLATRPKRFECHKNKLREENAALQEESQTYQDIVFVDVIDTYRNVPHKLLHFYQWSVESTNFRLLLKTDDDCYVDIEAVLERAGDRLEATNVWWGNFRQNWAVDGSGKWMELEYPSLVYPDFACGSGYVASHNLIQWLADNARALKVYQGEDVSMGIWMAAVGPQRHQDPLWLCEKKCLSGALSSPQYSAEELMDLWNNKEQCGNPCHCQK; the protein is encoded by the exons ATGCGGAGCGCGGCTGTGCTGGCGGCGGCCTGCTTCTGCATCCTCGCCGTTACCGTACATTTCGGGCTCCGGCTCCGGCTCGGCTGCCGGCGCGGCCGCCTCGCGCCGCTCCCAG GGTGGACAACAGACCCGTATGATCTTGTGATTGGGATATTATCAGCTCGTCACCATCATGACCTACGGAGTGCCCTACGGAAGACCTGGCTGGGGCATGTTCCACAACTCAACCAGCG AGTACTTGCAAAGTTTATAATCGGTTCTTACGGCTGTGACATCCCTGACGAGGATCGAGAGGACCCCTATTCCTGTCAGCTGCTGAACTTTACTGACCCAG TCATAGGACAGGAAATTGAAGCGGTCACCCTATCTGGAAGTCCTGACTTGATGTTGCTTGGCAGCAAAGTTTCAAAGATTGATTTCCGAGTTCTCCATCCTATTGTCATTACGAGGTTGGGTGTGTTCCACGATGAGAGGGAAGCAGCTTTTAACCAGAACCTCACAGTCCGACTCTACCAGACCACGCTGGAG GAGGTGATTGTTAGTGCTCGCTTCAGTCCACTCAGCTCTGGGCTCCAAGTCAACCAGATGTGGTATAAACCTGTGGAGAGGTTCCTCTTGCCAAAG GGCTTTGAAGGCACAATTGCTTGGGAGACCCAGGACTCAGACTATCTCATCACCATGAACCTCTCTGATGTTCTGCTTAACAATGGAGGAGGTGTCCTCAGGTTCTTTGCA GCCCAGCTGCAGGCTGAGCAGGAAGTGATCCAGGATGGGTTTGGCCAGGACGTGGCAGCAGTGGCGGGAGGCTTCACCTACACCATCCACG ATGGTGCCGCACTGCTGGAAAGCCTTGCCACAAGGCCCAAGCGCTTTGAATGCCACAAAAACAAACTCAGGGAAGAGAATGCTGCCTTACAGGAAGAAAGCCAAACCTATCAGGATATTGTCTTTGTGGATGTGATAGACACCTACAGAAATGTGCCACATAAGCTACTGCACTTTTATCAATG GTCTGTGGAATCGACGAACTTCCGGTTGCTTCTAAAAACTGACGACGACTGTTATGTGGATATCGAGGCtgtgctggagagagcaggagaccGGCTGGAAGCAACGAACGTGTGGTGGGGAAA TTTCAGGCAGAATTGGGCAGTGGACGGCAGTGGGAAATGGATGGAGCTGGAATATCCGAGCCTGGTGTATCCTGACTTTGCGTGTGGCTCTGGTTACGTTGCCTCTCACAACCTGATCCAGTGGCTGGCAGATAATGCAAGGGCACTCAAAGTCTACCAG GGTGAAGATGTCAGCATGGGCATCTGGATGGCTGCTGTTGGACCCCAACGACATCAG GACCCCCTGTGGCTGTGTGAGAAGAAGTGTCTGTCAGGTGCACTCTCGTCTCCCCAGTACTCTGCAGAAGAGCTGATGGACCTGTGGAACAATAAGGAACAGTGTGGAAACCCCTGTCACTGTCAAAAGTGA
- the b3galnt2 gene encoding UDP-GalNAc:beta-1,3-N-acetylgalactosaminyltransferase 2 isoform X3, which produces MRSAAVLAAACFCILAVTVHFGLRLRLGCRRGRLAPLPGWTTDPYDLVIGILSARHHHDLRSALRKTWLGHVPQLNQRVLAKFIIGSYGCDIPDEDREDPYSCQLLNFTDPVIGQEIEAVTLSGSPDLMLLGSKVSKIDFRVLHPIVITRLGVFHDEREAAFNQNLTVRLYQTTLEEVIVSARFSPLSSGLQVNQMWYKPVERFLLPKGFEGTIAWETQDSDYLITMNLSDVLLNNGGGVLRFFAAQLQAEQEVIQDGFGQDVAAVAGGFTYTIHDGAALLESLATRPKRFECHKNKLREENAALQEESQTYQDIVFVDVIDTYRNVPHKLLHFYQWSVESTNFRLLLKTDDDCYVDIEAVLERAGDRLEATNVWWGKLVFRQNWAVDGSGKWMELEYPSLVYPDFACGSGYVASHNLIQWLADNARALKVYQGEDVSMGIWMAAVGPQRHQDPLWLCEKKCLSGALSSPQYSAEELMDLWNNKEQCGNPCHCQK; this is translated from the exons ATGCGGAGCGCGGCTGTGCTGGCGGCGGCCTGCTTCTGCATCCTCGCCGTTACCGTACATTTCGGGCTCCGGCTCCGGCTCGGCTGCCGGCGCGGCCGCCTCGCGCCGCTCCCAG GGTGGACAACAGACCCGTATGATCTTGTGATTGGGATATTATCAGCTCGTCACCATCATGACCTACGGAGTGCCCTACGGAAGACCTGGCTGGGGCATGTTCCACAACTCAACCAGCG AGTACTTGCAAAGTTTATAATCGGTTCTTACGGCTGTGACATCCCTGACGAGGATCGAGAGGACCCCTATTCCTGTCAGCTGCTGAACTTTACTGACCCAG TCATAGGACAGGAAATTGAAGCGGTCACCCTATCTGGAAGTCCTGACTTGATGTTGCTTGGCAGCAAAGTTTCAAAGATTGATTTCCGAGTTCTCCATCCTATTGTCATTACGAGGTTGGGTGTGTTCCACGATGAGAGGGAAGCAGCTTTTAACCAGAACCTCACAGTCCGACTCTACCAGACCACGCTGGAG GAGGTGATTGTTAGTGCTCGCTTCAGTCCACTCAGCTCTGGGCTCCAAGTCAACCAGATGTGGTATAAACCTGTGGAGAGGTTCCTCTTGCCAAAG GGCTTTGAAGGCACAATTGCTTGGGAGACCCAGGACTCAGACTATCTCATCACCATGAACCTCTCTGATGTTCTGCTTAACAATGGAGGAGGTGTCCTCAGGTTCTTTGCA GCCCAGCTGCAGGCTGAGCAGGAAGTGATCCAGGATGGGTTTGGCCAGGACGTGGCAGCAGTGGCGGGAGGCTTCACCTACACCATCCACG ATGGTGCCGCACTGCTGGAAAGCCTTGCCACAAGGCCCAAGCGCTTTGAATGCCACAAAAACAAACTCAGGGAAGAGAATGCTGCCTTACAGGAAGAAAGCCAAACCTATCAGGATATTGTCTTTGTGGATGTGATAGACACCTACAGAAATGTGCCACATAAGCTACTGCACTTTTATCAATG GTCTGTGGAATCGACGAACTTCCGGTTGCTTCTAAAAACTGACGACGACTGTTATGTGGATATCGAGGCtgtgctggagagagcaggagaccGGCTGGAAGCAACGAACGTGTGGTGGGGAAAGTTAGT TTTCAGGCAGAATTGGGCAGTGGACGGCAGTGGGAAATGGATGGAGCTGGAATATCCGAGCCTGGTGTATCCTGACTTTGCGTGTGGCTCTGGTTACGTTGCCTCTCACAACCTGATCCAGTGGCTGGCAGATAATGCAAGGGCACTCAAAGTCTACCAG GGTGAAGATGTCAGCATGGGCATCTGGATGGCTGCTGTTGGACCCCAACGACATCAG GACCCCCTGTGGCTGTGTGAGAAGAAGTGTCTGTCAGGTGCACTCTCGTCTCCCCAGTACTCTGCAGAAGAGCTGATGGACCTGTGGAACAATAAGGAACAGTGTGGAAACCCCTGTCACTGTCAAAAGTGA
- the b3galnt2 gene encoding UDP-GalNAc:beta-1,3-N-acetylgalactosaminyltransferase 2 isoform X6 yields MRSAAVLAAACFCILAVTVHFGLRLRLGCRRGRLAPLPGWTTDPYDLVIGILSARHHHDLRSALRKTWLGHVPQLNQRVLAKFIIGSYGCDIPDEDREDPYSCQLLNFTDPVIGQEIEAVTLSGSPDLMLLGSKVSKIDFRVLHPIVITRLGVFHDEREAAFNQNLTVRLYQTTLEEVIVSARFSPLSSGLQVNQMWYKPVERFLLPKGFEGTIAWETQDSDYLITMNLSDVLLNNGGGVLRFFAAQLQAEQEVIQDGFGQDVAAVAGGFTYTIHDGAALLESLATRPKRFECHKNKLREENAALQEESQTYQDIVFVDVIDTYRNVPHKLLHFYQWSVESTNFRLLLKTDDDCYVDIEAVLERAGDRLEATNVWWGKVKMSAWASGWLLLDPNDIRTPCGCVRRSVCQVHSRLPSTLQKS; encoded by the exons ATGCGGAGCGCGGCTGTGCTGGCGGCGGCCTGCTTCTGCATCCTCGCCGTTACCGTACATTTCGGGCTCCGGCTCCGGCTCGGCTGCCGGCGCGGCCGCCTCGCGCCGCTCCCAG GGTGGACAACAGACCCGTATGATCTTGTGATTGGGATATTATCAGCTCGTCACCATCATGACCTACGGAGTGCCCTACGGAAGACCTGGCTGGGGCATGTTCCACAACTCAACCAGCG AGTACTTGCAAAGTTTATAATCGGTTCTTACGGCTGTGACATCCCTGACGAGGATCGAGAGGACCCCTATTCCTGTCAGCTGCTGAACTTTACTGACCCAG TCATAGGACAGGAAATTGAAGCGGTCACCCTATCTGGAAGTCCTGACTTGATGTTGCTTGGCAGCAAAGTTTCAAAGATTGATTTCCGAGTTCTCCATCCTATTGTCATTACGAGGTTGGGTGTGTTCCACGATGAGAGGGAAGCAGCTTTTAACCAGAACCTCACAGTCCGACTCTACCAGACCACGCTGGAG GAGGTGATTGTTAGTGCTCGCTTCAGTCCACTCAGCTCTGGGCTCCAAGTCAACCAGATGTGGTATAAACCTGTGGAGAGGTTCCTCTTGCCAAAG GGCTTTGAAGGCACAATTGCTTGGGAGACCCAGGACTCAGACTATCTCATCACCATGAACCTCTCTGATGTTCTGCTTAACAATGGAGGAGGTGTCCTCAGGTTCTTTGCA GCCCAGCTGCAGGCTGAGCAGGAAGTGATCCAGGATGGGTTTGGCCAGGACGTGGCAGCAGTGGCGGGAGGCTTCACCTACACCATCCACG ATGGTGCCGCACTGCTGGAAAGCCTTGCCACAAGGCCCAAGCGCTTTGAATGCCACAAAAACAAACTCAGGGAAGAGAATGCTGCCTTACAGGAAGAAAGCCAAACCTATCAGGATATTGTCTTTGTGGATGTGATAGACACCTACAGAAATGTGCCACATAAGCTACTGCACTTTTATCAATG GTCTGTGGAATCGACGAACTTCCGGTTGCTTCTAAAAACTGACGACGACTGTTATGTGGATATCGAGGCtgtgctggagagagcaggagaccGGCTGGAAGCAACGAACGTGTGGTGGGGAAA GGTGAAGATGTCAGCATGGGCATCTGGATGGCTGCTGTTGGACCCCAACGACATCAG GACCCCCTGTGGCTGTGTGAGAAGAAGTGTCTGTCAGGTGCACTCTCGTCTCCCCAGTACTCTGCAGAAGAGCTGA
- the b3galnt2 gene encoding UDP-GalNAc:beta-1,3-N-acetylgalactosaminyltransferase 2 isoform X2, which translates to MRSAAVLAAACFCILAVTVHFGLRLRLGCRRGRLAPLPGWTTDPYDLVIGILSARHHHDLRSALRKTWLGHVPQLNQRVLAKFIIGSYGCDIPDEDREDPYSCQLLNFTDPVIGQEIEAVTLSGSPDLMLLGSKVSKIDFRVLHPIVITRLGVFHDEREAAFNQNLTVRLYQTTLEEVIVSARFSPLSSGLQVNQMWYKPVERFLLPKGFEGTIAWETQDSDYLITMNLSDVLLNNGGGVLRFFAAQLQAEQEVIQDGFGQDVAAVAGGFTYTIHDGAALLESLATRPKRFECHKNKLREENAALQEESQTYQDIVFVDVIDTYRNVPHKLLHFYQWSVESTNFRLLLKTDDDCYVDIEAVLERAGDRLEATNVWWGNFRQNWAVDGSGKWMELEYPSLVYPDFACGSGYVASHNLIQWLADNARALKVYQGEDVSMGIWMAAVGPQRHQTLEETGRPRGKPRRLLEEYANCTALEVRAQHWCCETATLPAAALRCPCFKTSSIESVTFVSCNSLLGYSSL; encoded by the exons ATGCGGAGCGCGGCTGTGCTGGCGGCGGCCTGCTTCTGCATCCTCGCCGTTACCGTACATTTCGGGCTCCGGCTCCGGCTCGGCTGCCGGCGCGGCCGCCTCGCGCCGCTCCCAG GGTGGACAACAGACCCGTATGATCTTGTGATTGGGATATTATCAGCTCGTCACCATCATGACCTACGGAGTGCCCTACGGAAGACCTGGCTGGGGCATGTTCCACAACTCAACCAGCG AGTACTTGCAAAGTTTATAATCGGTTCTTACGGCTGTGACATCCCTGACGAGGATCGAGAGGACCCCTATTCCTGTCAGCTGCTGAACTTTACTGACCCAG TCATAGGACAGGAAATTGAAGCGGTCACCCTATCTGGAAGTCCTGACTTGATGTTGCTTGGCAGCAAAGTTTCAAAGATTGATTTCCGAGTTCTCCATCCTATTGTCATTACGAGGTTGGGTGTGTTCCACGATGAGAGGGAAGCAGCTTTTAACCAGAACCTCACAGTCCGACTCTACCAGACCACGCTGGAG GAGGTGATTGTTAGTGCTCGCTTCAGTCCACTCAGCTCTGGGCTCCAAGTCAACCAGATGTGGTATAAACCTGTGGAGAGGTTCCTCTTGCCAAAG GGCTTTGAAGGCACAATTGCTTGGGAGACCCAGGACTCAGACTATCTCATCACCATGAACCTCTCTGATGTTCTGCTTAACAATGGAGGAGGTGTCCTCAGGTTCTTTGCA GCCCAGCTGCAGGCTGAGCAGGAAGTGATCCAGGATGGGTTTGGCCAGGACGTGGCAGCAGTGGCGGGAGGCTTCACCTACACCATCCACG ATGGTGCCGCACTGCTGGAAAGCCTTGCCACAAGGCCCAAGCGCTTTGAATGCCACAAAAACAAACTCAGGGAAGAGAATGCTGCCTTACAGGAAGAAAGCCAAACCTATCAGGATATTGTCTTTGTGGATGTGATAGACACCTACAGAAATGTGCCACATAAGCTACTGCACTTTTATCAATG GTCTGTGGAATCGACGAACTTCCGGTTGCTTCTAAAAACTGACGACGACTGTTATGTGGATATCGAGGCtgtgctggagagagcaggagaccGGCTGGAAGCAACGAACGTGTGGTGGGGAAA TTTCAGGCAGAATTGGGCAGTGGACGGCAGTGGGAAATGGATGGAGCTGGAATATCCGAGCCTGGTGTATCCTGACTTTGCGTGTGGCTCTGGTTACGTTGCCTCTCACAACCTGATCCAGTGGCTGGCAGATAATGCAAGGGCACTCAAAGTCTACCAG GGTGAAGATGTCAGCATGGGCATCTGGATGGCTGCTGTTGGACCCCAACGACATCAG acgttggaggaaactggacgaCCCAGGGGAAAACCCAGGAGGTTGCTAGAAGAATATGCAAACTGCACAGCTTTGGAGGTCAGGGCTCAACACTGGTGCtgtgaaacagcaactctaccagctgcagcacTTCGCTGTCCTTGTTTCAAAACCTCTAGCATTGAAAGCGTGACTTTTGTTTCTTGCAACTCACTTTTGGGGTACTCTTCACTTTGA
- the b3galnt2 gene encoding UDP-GalNAc:beta-1,3-N-acetylgalactosaminyltransferase 2 isoform X1 codes for MRSAAVLAAACFCILAVTVHFGLRLRLGCRRGRLAPLPGWTTDPYDLVIGILSARHHHDLRSALRKTWLGHVPQLNQRVLAKFIIGSYGCDIPDEDREDPYSCQLLNFTDPVIGQEIEAVTLSGSPDLMLLGSKVSKIDFRVLHPIVITRLGVFHDEREAAFNQNLTVRLYQTTLEEVIVSARFSPLSSGLQVNQMWYKPVERFLLPKGFEGTIAWETQDSDYLITMNLSDVLLNNGGGVLRFFAAQLQAEQEVIQDGFGQDVAAVAGGFTYTIHDGAALLESLATRPKRFECHKNKLREENAALQEESQTYQDIVFVDVIDTYRNVPHKLLHFYQWSVESTNFRLLLKTDDDCYVDIEAVLERAGDRLEATNVWWGKLVFRQNWAVDGSGKWMELEYPSLVYPDFACGSGYVASHNLIQWLADNARALKVYQGEDVSMGIWMAAVGPQRHQTLEETGRPRGKPRRLLEEYANCTALEVRAQHWCCETATLPAAALRCPCFKTSSIESVTFVSCNSLLGYSSL; via the exons ATGCGGAGCGCGGCTGTGCTGGCGGCGGCCTGCTTCTGCATCCTCGCCGTTACCGTACATTTCGGGCTCCGGCTCCGGCTCGGCTGCCGGCGCGGCCGCCTCGCGCCGCTCCCAG GGTGGACAACAGACCCGTATGATCTTGTGATTGGGATATTATCAGCTCGTCACCATCATGACCTACGGAGTGCCCTACGGAAGACCTGGCTGGGGCATGTTCCACAACTCAACCAGCG AGTACTTGCAAAGTTTATAATCGGTTCTTACGGCTGTGACATCCCTGACGAGGATCGAGAGGACCCCTATTCCTGTCAGCTGCTGAACTTTACTGACCCAG TCATAGGACAGGAAATTGAAGCGGTCACCCTATCTGGAAGTCCTGACTTGATGTTGCTTGGCAGCAAAGTTTCAAAGATTGATTTCCGAGTTCTCCATCCTATTGTCATTACGAGGTTGGGTGTGTTCCACGATGAGAGGGAAGCAGCTTTTAACCAGAACCTCACAGTCCGACTCTACCAGACCACGCTGGAG GAGGTGATTGTTAGTGCTCGCTTCAGTCCACTCAGCTCTGGGCTCCAAGTCAACCAGATGTGGTATAAACCTGTGGAGAGGTTCCTCTTGCCAAAG GGCTTTGAAGGCACAATTGCTTGGGAGACCCAGGACTCAGACTATCTCATCACCATGAACCTCTCTGATGTTCTGCTTAACAATGGAGGAGGTGTCCTCAGGTTCTTTGCA GCCCAGCTGCAGGCTGAGCAGGAAGTGATCCAGGATGGGTTTGGCCAGGACGTGGCAGCAGTGGCGGGAGGCTTCACCTACACCATCCACG ATGGTGCCGCACTGCTGGAAAGCCTTGCCACAAGGCCCAAGCGCTTTGAATGCCACAAAAACAAACTCAGGGAAGAGAATGCTGCCTTACAGGAAGAAAGCCAAACCTATCAGGATATTGTCTTTGTGGATGTGATAGACACCTACAGAAATGTGCCACATAAGCTACTGCACTTTTATCAATG GTCTGTGGAATCGACGAACTTCCGGTTGCTTCTAAAAACTGACGACGACTGTTATGTGGATATCGAGGCtgtgctggagagagcaggagaccGGCTGGAAGCAACGAACGTGTGGTGGGGAAAGTTAGT TTTCAGGCAGAATTGGGCAGTGGACGGCAGTGGGAAATGGATGGAGCTGGAATATCCGAGCCTGGTGTATCCTGACTTTGCGTGTGGCTCTGGTTACGTTGCCTCTCACAACCTGATCCAGTGGCTGGCAGATAATGCAAGGGCACTCAAAGTCTACCAG GGTGAAGATGTCAGCATGGGCATCTGGATGGCTGCTGTTGGACCCCAACGACATCAG acgttggaggaaactggacgaCCCAGGGGAAAACCCAGGAGGTTGCTAGAAGAATATGCAAACTGCACAGCTTTGGAGGTCAGGGCTCAACACTGGTGCtgtgaaacagcaactctaccagctgcagcacTTCGCTGTCCTTGTTTCAAAACCTCTAGCATTGAAAGCGTGACTTTTGTTTCTTGCAACTCACTTTTGGGGTACTCTTCACTTTGA
- the b3galnt2 gene encoding UDP-GalNAc:beta-1,3-N-acetylgalactosaminyltransferase 2 isoform X5 → MQFPQWERGWTTDPYDLVIGILSARHHHDLRSALRKTWLGHVPQLNQRVLAKFIIGSYGCDIPDEDREDPYSCQLLNFTDPVIGQEIEAVTLSGSPDLMLLGSKVSKIDFRVLHPIVITRLGVFHDEREAAFNQNLTVRLYQTTLEEVIVSARFSPLSSGLQVNQMWYKPVERFLLPKGFEGTIAWETQDSDYLITMNLSDVLLNNGGGVLRFFAAQLQAEQEVIQDGFGQDVAAVAGGFTYTIHDGAALLESLATRPKRFECHKNKLREENAALQEESQTYQDIVFVDVIDTYRNVPHKLLHFYQWSVESTNFRLLLKTDDDCYVDIEAVLERAGDRLEATNVWWGKLVFRQNWAVDGSGKWMELEYPSLVYPDFACGSGYVASHNLIQWLADNARALKVYQGEDVSMGIWMAAVGPQRHQTLEETGRPRGKPRRLLEEYANCTALEVRAQHWCCETATLPAAALRCPCFKTSSIESVTFVSCNSLLGYSSL, encoded by the exons atgcAATTTCCTCAATGGGAGAGAG GGTGGACAACAGACCCGTATGATCTTGTGATTGGGATATTATCAGCTCGTCACCATCATGACCTACGGAGTGCCCTACGGAAGACCTGGCTGGGGCATGTTCCACAACTCAACCAGCG AGTACTTGCAAAGTTTATAATCGGTTCTTACGGCTGTGACATCCCTGACGAGGATCGAGAGGACCCCTATTCCTGTCAGCTGCTGAACTTTACTGACCCAG TCATAGGACAGGAAATTGAAGCGGTCACCCTATCTGGAAGTCCTGACTTGATGTTGCTTGGCAGCAAAGTTTCAAAGATTGATTTCCGAGTTCTCCATCCTATTGTCATTACGAGGTTGGGTGTGTTCCACGATGAGAGGGAAGCAGCTTTTAACCAGAACCTCACAGTCCGACTCTACCAGACCACGCTGGAG GAGGTGATTGTTAGTGCTCGCTTCAGTCCACTCAGCTCTGGGCTCCAAGTCAACCAGATGTGGTATAAACCTGTGGAGAGGTTCCTCTTGCCAAAG GGCTTTGAAGGCACAATTGCTTGGGAGACCCAGGACTCAGACTATCTCATCACCATGAACCTCTCTGATGTTCTGCTTAACAATGGAGGAGGTGTCCTCAGGTTCTTTGCA GCCCAGCTGCAGGCTGAGCAGGAAGTGATCCAGGATGGGTTTGGCCAGGACGTGGCAGCAGTGGCGGGAGGCTTCACCTACACCATCCACG ATGGTGCCGCACTGCTGGAAAGCCTTGCCACAAGGCCCAAGCGCTTTGAATGCCACAAAAACAAACTCAGGGAAGAGAATGCTGCCTTACAGGAAGAAAGCCAAACCTATCAGGATATTGTCTTTGTGGATGTGATAGACACCTACAGAAATGTGCCACATAAGCTACTGCACTTTTATCAATG GTCTGTGGAATCGACGAACTTCCGGTTGCTTCTAAAAACTGACGACGACTGTTATGTGGATATCGAGGCtgtgctggagagagcaggagaccGGCTGGAAGCAACGAACGTGTGGTGGGGAAAGTTAGT TTTCAGGCAGAATTGGGCAGTGGACGGCAGTGGGAAATGGATGGAGCTGGAATATCCGAGCCTGGTGTATCCTGACTTTGCGTGTGGCTCTGGTTACGTTGCCTCTCACAACCTGATCCAGTGGCTGGCAGATAATGCAAGGGCACTCAAAGTCTACCAG GGTGAAGATGTCAGCATGGGCATCTGGATGGCTGCTGTTGGACCCCAACGACATCAG acgttggaggaaactggacgaCCCAGGGGAAAACCCAGGAGGTTGCTAGAAGAATATGCAAACTGCACAGCTTTGGAGGTCAGGGCTCAACACTGGTGCtgtgaaacagcaactctaccagctgcagcacTTCGCTGTCCTTGTTTCAAAACCTCTAGCATTGAAAGCGTGACTTTTGTTTCTTGCAACTCACTTTTGGGGTACTCTTCACTTTGA
- the b3galnt2 gene encoding UDP-GalNAc:beta-1,3-N-acetylgalactosaminyltransferase 2 isoform X7, with translation MRSAAVLAAACFCILAVTVHFGLRLRLGCRRGRLAPLPGWTTDPYDLVIGILSARHHHDLRSALRKTWLGHVPQLNQRVLAKFIIGSYGCDIPDEDREDPYSCQLLNFTDPVIGQEIEAVTLSGSPDLMLLGSKVSKIDFRVLHPIVITRLGVFHDEREAAFNQNLTVRLYQTTLEEVIVSARFSPLSSGLQVNQMWYKPVERFLLPKGFEGTIAWETQDSDYLITMNLSDVLLNNGGGVLRFFAAQLQAEQEVIQDGFGQDVAAVAGGFTYTIHDGAALLESLATRPKRFECHKNKLREENAALQEESQTYQDIVFVDVIDTYRNVPHKLLHFYQWSVESTNFRLLLKTDDDCYVDIEAVLERAGDRLEATNVWWGKVKMSAWASGWLLLDPNDIRRWRKLDDPGENPGGC, from the exons ATGCGGAGCGCGGCTGTGCTGGCGGCGGCCTGCTTCTGCATCCTCGCCGTTACCGTACATTTCGGGCTCCGGCTCCGGCTCGGCTGCCGGCGCGGCCGCCTCGCGCCGCTCCCAG GGTGGACAACAGACCCGTATGATCTTGTGATTGGGATATTATCAGCTCGTCACCATCATGACCTACGGAGTGCCCTACGGAAGACCTGGCTGGGGCATGTTCCACAACTCAACCAGCG AGTACTTGCAAAGTTTATAATCGGTTCTTACGGCTGTGACATCCCTGACGAGGATCGAGAGGACCCCTATTCCTGTCAGCTGCTGAACTTTACTGACCCAG TCATAGGACAGGAAATTGAAGCGGTCACCCTATCTGGAAGTCCTGACTTGATGTTGCTTGGCAGCAAAGTTTCAAAGATTGATTTCCGAGTTCTCCATCCTATTGTCATTACGAGGTTGGGTGTGTTCCACGATGAGAGGGAAGCAGCTTTTAACCAGAACCTCACAGTCCGACTCTACCAGACCACGCTGGAG GAGGTGATTGTTAGTGCTCGCTTCAGTCCACTCAGCTCTGGGCTCCAAGTCAACCAGATGTGGTATAAACCTGTGGAGAGGTTCCTCTTGCCAAAG GGCTTTGAAGGCACAATTGCTTGGGAGACCCAGGACTCAGACTATCTCATCACCATGAACCTCTCTGATGTTCTGCTTAACAATGGAGGAGGTGTCCTCAGGTTCTTTGCA GCCCAGCTGCAGGCTGAGCAGGAAGTGATCCAGGATGGGTTTGGCCAGGACGTGGCAGCAGTGGCGGGAGGCTTCACCTACACCATCCACG ATGGTGCCGCACTGCTGGAAAGCCTTGCCACAAGGCCCAAGCGCTTTGAATGCCACAAAAACAAACTCAGGGAAGAGAATGCTGCCTTACAGGAAGAAAGCCAAACCTATCAGGATATTGTCTTTGTGGATGTGATAGACACCTACAGAAATGTGCCACATAAGCTACTGCACTTTTATCAATG GTCTGTGGAATCGACGAACTTCCGGTTGCTTCTAAAAACTGACGACGACTGTTATGTGGATATCGAGGCtgtgctggagagagcaggagaccGGCTGGAAGCAACGAACGTGTGGTGGGGAAA GGTGAAGATGTCAGCATGGGCATCTGGATGGCTGCTGTTGGACCCCAACGACATCAG acgttggaggaaactggacgaCCCAGGGGAAAACCCAGGAGGTTGCTAG
- the LOC129696996 gene encoding guanine nucleotide-binding protein G(I)/G(S)/G(O) subunit gamma-4: MSSNSTASISQARKAVEQLKMEACMDRMKVSKASADLMAYCDAHLRDDPLIAPLPASENPFREKKFFCIIL, encoded by the exons ATGTCGAGCAACAGCACAGCCAGTATATCTCAGGCCAGGAAAGCAGTGGAGCAGCTGAAGATGGAAGCTTGTATGGACAGAATGAAG GTGTCAAAGGCGTCAGCTGACCTGATGGCTTACTGCGATGCTCACCTCAGGGATGACCCACTCATCGCCCCACTGCCTGCCTCAGAGAACCCCTTCAGGGAGAAGAAGTTTTTCTGTATCATCCTCTGA